The Pseudarthrobacter psychrotolerans genome includes a region encoding these proteins:
- a CDS encoding enoyl-CoA hydratase translates to MNYEYIRYEVDGPVATIWQNRPRQRNAQNEQMLDELNDAILRAGQDTEVRAVVLTGAGGHFSAGHDLKEGQARRQDFTPEERWDFESTSYMQYCLNIFNLPKPTIARVDGACIAGAFMVANMCDMIVASEDAFFADPVLHTMAVAAVEVLVHPWVMGSRKAREFLFTGERMSAQEAYECGMVNRVVPAAELDLAVDTLAQRVAQAPPFATRVLKKSLNRTLEAQGFHVALSAHFDAHQLTHFSEEAARGKADGGFSNSITRHKTGASVK, encoded by the coding sequence ATGAACTACGAATACATCCGCTACGAAGTGGACGGCCCGGTCGCCACGATTTGGCAGAACCGTCCCCGGCAACGGAATGCTCAGAACGAGCAAATGCTCGATGAGCTGAACGACGCCATACTTCGCGCTGGCCAGGACACGGAAGTCCGTGCCGTTGTCCTCACCGGAGCGGGGGGCCACTTCTCCGCCGGCCACGACCTCAAAGAGGGCCAGGCCAGGCGTCAGGACTTCACTCCCGAGGAGCGGTGGGACTTCGAATCCACCTCCTACATGCAGTACTGCCTGAACATTTTCAATCTCCCTAAACCCACAATCGCCCGCGTTGACGGGGCGTGCATCGCCGGAGCGTTCATGGTGGCAAACATGTGCGACATGATCGTGGCCTCCGAGGACGCTTTCTTCGCCGACCCCGTCCTGCACACCATGGCTGTGGCCGCGGTTGAGGTGCTCGTCCATCCCTGGGTGATGGGGAGCCGCAAAGCCCGGGAGTTCCTGTTCACGGGCGAACGCATGTCCGCGCAGGAGGCGTACGAATGCGGCATGGTCAACCGCGTCGTTCCTGCCGCCGAACTTGACCTTGCCGTGGACACTCTGGCGCAACGGGTGGCCCAGGCTCCGCCGTTCGCCACCCGCGTCCTGAAGAAGTCACTGAACAGAACCCTTGAGGCGCAGGGCTTCCACGTCGCCCTCAGCGCCCACTTCGACGCACATCAGCTGACCCATTTCAGCGAGGAAGCAGCCCGAGGCAAGGCCGACGGCGGGTTCTCCAACTCCATCACCCGCCACAAGACCGGCGCATCAGTCAAATAA
- a CDS encoding TetR/AcrR family transcriptional regulator, which translates to MARPRIPILSSERIVQAAAALIDEAGLSQLTIRRLAERLGVKGPSIYNHFPTMDAIADAVVDSLLGTIDISIFSSTGWREALPVWARNYWRVLHEHPEIVPLMARGPATRTAQLRLADAFYGSLVDGGWPPRQATEVAIAVRNFIAGSALGSYSGGFSEPAEFYSREFPHLADAYRLPEYKTELDIAAFERGLSCLMDGLLLHYATGVLGLGGQGGEKTATAKRV; encoded by the coding sequence ATGGCACGTCCACGAATCCCGATACTTTCCTCCGAGCGCATTGTCCAAGCAGCGGCTGCGCTTATCGACGAGGCTGGCCTCTCCCAACTAACGATTCGGCGCCTTGCTGAGCGTCTCGGGGTCAAAGGGCCTTCGATCTACAACCACTTTCCGACCATGGACGCCATTGCCGACGCCGTTGTCGATTCGCTGCTGGGCACGATCGATATTTCCATATTTAGTTCGACCGGCTGGCGGGAAGCACTCCCTGTCTGGGCAAGGAACTACTGGAGGGTGCTCCATGAGCACCCTGAGATTGTGCCGCTGATGGCCCGGGGGCCCGCGACACGAACGGCCCAGCTGCGGCTGGCCGACGCATTTTATGGATCTCTCGTCGACGGGGGATGGCCGCCGCGGCAAGCGACAGAAGTGGCCATCGCCGTGCGCAATTTCATCGCAGGCTCCGCCCTGGGCTCGTACTCGGGAGGGTTCTCCGAGCCGGCCGAGTTCTACTCAAGGGAGTTTCCGCATCTGGCGGACGCCTATCGGCTCCCCGAGTACAAAACCGAGTTGGACATCGCGGCTTTCGAGCGGGGCCTGTCCTGCCTGATGGACGGGCTGCTGTTGCACTATGCGACCGGCGTACTCGGACTGGGAGGCCAAGGCGGTGAAAAGACCGCTACCGCCAAAAGGGTCTAG
- a CDS encoding crotonase/enoyl-CoA hydratase family protein, which yields MTTFNIHELPADSRVVTRHRVGHVYLIGLNRVPKRNAFDLEMRSELAMAYAEMEQDDQVRVGLFYAHGDHFTGGLDMAKVGNALREGKGGIPEGGIDPRQLSGAQRRKPVVSAVQGWCLTLGIELLLATDIRIAAEDAKFSQMEVSRGIFPFGGATIRFPREAGWGNAMRYMLTGDTFDAAEALRMGLVQEIVPTGLQLSRAFEISEVIARQAPLGVSMTLQSARRAQREGEEAAARQLVPEMLQLLDSQDGSEGVASFLERRPAQFTGR from the coding sequence ATGACAACCTTCAACATCCATGAACTACCGGCGGACAGTCGTGTAGTCACCCGTCACCGGGTCGGGCACGTTTACCTGATCGGACTGAACCGGGTGCCCAAACGAAACGCCTTCGATCTGGAGATGCGCTCCGAGCTGGCAATGGCCTACGCCGAGATGGAACAGGACGACCAAGTGCGCGTCGGCCTGTTTTACGCGCACGGGGACCACTTCACCGGCGGCCTCGACATGGCGAAGGTCGGTAACGCTCTGCGTGAGGGAAAGGGCGGAATCCCGGAGGGAGGCATTGATCCCCGGCAGCTCAGCGGTGCCCAGCGGCGAAAACCCGTGGTCAGCGCCGTCCAGGGCTGGTGCCTGACATTGGGCATTGAGCTGCTCCTAGCCACCGATATCCGCATAGCGGCAGAGGACGCGAAGTTCTCCCAGATGGAGGTCAGCCGCGGGATCTTTCCCTTCGGCGGCGCGACTATCCGCTTCCCCCGGGAAGCCGGCTGGGGCAACGCCATGCGCTACATGCTTACAGGTGATACCTTCGACGCCGCTGAAGCCCTCAGGATGGGCCTCGTGCAGGAAATCGTCCCGACAGGCCTCCAACTCTCCCGCGCCTTCGAGATTTCCGAAGTTATTGCCCGGCAGGCTCCCCTGGGCGTCTCGATGACGCTGCAGTCAGCTCGGCGGGCCCAGCGCGAAGGGGAAGAAGCCGCCGCAAGGCAGCTGGTTCCGGAAATGCTCCAACTGCTCGACAGCCAGGACGGCTCCGAAGGCGTTGCCTCGTTCCTGGAACGTCGCCCGGCACAATTCACCGGCCGCTGA
- a CDS encoding MFS transporter produces MSAHITPTKSPAAGKTQPPGIRAWTVTSMVVLFATINWSDKALLGIVAQPLAREFGLTATQIGFAGSAFFFLFSVSGAMVGLLGDRFQVRWILLILSALWGLVQFPILISGTFTVLLLCRIALGAFEGPATAMATTAVFQWFTPEKRGFPSALVTSGSSFAKIFAAPALAVVVVAAGWRAGFVVMAVVSFIWCAAWLLVGKEGPFAKTRSLPGPSTVSSAEQEQPPVIKLNRWHILTSKSFIGALLATFAVYGVVSASITWIPSYFEKGLGYSQLESGIMFGLPSVASLIFMYGSTFLTDRLGNRHGSSGRIRVITTTAFLVIGGAVLACLPLFKEPVIVVAVLILGYGCMSVALPMMNAVISQIVPASQLSSSMGIFLALQNVSGLIAPGLVGVLVENAVTPLAGFSLSYQIFGAAILLGGILTFVLVNPERDAAILKEKLAAAQRLQQDAGGAS; encoded by the coding sequence ATGTCAGCCCACATCACTCCGACGAAGTCACCCGCCGCCGGAAAAACTCAGCCCCCGGGGATTCGGGCCTGGACAGTGACGTCCATGGTCGTCCTCTTTGCCACGATCAATTGGTCGGACAAGGCACTGCTGGGCATCGTGGCCCAGCCCCTCGCCCGCGAATTCGGCCTTACCGCCACACAGATCGGCTTTGCCGGCAGTGCCTTCTTCTTCCTCTTCAGCGTCAGCGGCGCCATGGTCGGCCTGCTCGGTGACCGCTTCCAGGTCCGCTGGATTCTCCTCATCCTTTCCGCCCTGTGGGGATTGGTGCAGTTCCCAATCCTGATCAGCGGCACGTTCACGGTCCTGCTCCTGTGCCGCATAGCCCTAGGCGCCTTCGAAGGGCCTGCAACAGCGATGGCGACCACCGCCGTATTTCAGTGGTTTACGCCCGAAAAGCGCGGCTTCCCATCAGCCCTGGTGACCTCGGGATCCTCCTTCGCCAAGATCTTTGCCGCCCCGGCCCTCGCAGTGGTCGTCGTTGCCGCGGGATGGCGGGCCGGTTTTGTAGTCATGGCAGTGGTCAGTTTCATCTGGTGCGCTGCCTGGCTCCTGGTCGGCAAGGAAGGACCGTTCGCCAAGACCCGCTCTTTGCCCGGTCCTTCGACCGTATCCAGCGCAGAGCAGGAGCAGCCTCCGGTCATCAAGCTGAACCGCTGGCACATCCTCACGTCCAAGTCCTTCATCGGTGCCCTGCTGGCAACGTTTGCAGTGTACGGAGTGGTCTCGGCCTCGATCACCTGGATTCCCTCCTACTTCGAGAAGGGGCTCGGGTACTCCCAACTCGAATCCGGCATCATGTTCGGGCTGCCCAGCGTCGCCTCATTGATTTTCATGTACGGGTCTACCTTCCTCACTGACCGGCTCGGTAACCGGCACGGCTCTTCCGGCAGGATCCGGGTTATCACCACGACAGCATTCCTGGTCATTGGCGGCGCTGTCCTGGCCTGCCTCCCGCTCTTCAAGGAGCCCGTCATCGTTGTTGCCGTACTGATTCTCGGGTATGGCTGCATGAGTGTTGCACTGCCCATGATGAATGCGGTGATCTCCCAGATCGTCCCGGCGTCCCAGCTGTCCAGCTCGATGGGTATCTTCCTCGCCCTTCAAAACGTCTCGGGTCTCATTGCTCCGGGGCTGGTAGGCGTCCTGGTCGAGAACGCGGTGACACCCCTGGCAGGCTTCTCCCTCTCCTACCAGATCTTCGGGGCGGCGATCCTGCTCGGCGGCATCCTGACCTTTGTCCTGGTAAACCCCGAACGTGACGCAGCCATTCTTAAAGAGAAACTGGCCGCGGCCCAGCGGCTGCAGCAGGACGCCGGCGGCGCCTCCTGA